GGGACTCGCGCTCCGCCTCCACCAGCCGCGCACGCTCCAGCGCCTGCGCGCACTGGCGCCCCAGCGCCAGAAAGAAGTCGCGGCTCTCCCGCGGGAAGGCGCGCTCTTCCGTAAAGGTGAACGCGATCGCCCCGATCGTCTCGCCGGCCATCGTGAGCGGGACGGCAGCCACGGCGCGGGTTTCGAGCGTCGTTCCGTTCCTGGGGAAGCGGCCGCGCGCCTCCTCTCTGGTCTCGATGAAGAACGCTTCGCCCGTGCGCACGCTCGCCGCCGCGGGGCCGGGCGTGTCGAGCGGGAAACGCGCGTGCTCGCGGAAGACGTCCTCCGGCAGCCCCTTCTGGCGCAGAACCACCACCTCGCCGCCGTCGCGCAGGGCGAGCAGCCCGGTGGCCGCGCCGGTCGCCACCACCCCCTGCGCCACCACGACCTCCGCCACGTCCTCGGGCGTTGAGCTGGCGGCCAGCGCCACCGTCAGCTCCTGCAGCCGGCTGGTGAGGTCGCGCGCCTGCTCCACCTCCTGCCGCGCGAGCACCTGCTCCGTGACGTCCACTCCGTGCGCCAGGATCCCGGAAACGGTCCCGTCGGGGCCGTCGAGCGGCTGGTAGACGAAGTTGATGAAGTGCCTGGAGGGCGGCTCGTCCCGCGTGCGCTGGTAGACGACGGGCGCTTCGGTGGCCGTGTACGGCTTGCCGCTGCGGTACACGTCGTCCAGCAGGTCGATGTAGCCCTGGTCCACGAGCTCGGGGAGGGCTTCGCGCGCGGTCCTTCCCAGGAGGGGCCGGTCTCCCGCGAGCCGGCGGTACAGCGGATTGGCGAGCTCGAAGACGTGGTCCGGCCCGCGCACGACGGCGATGTACGACGCGGCGTGCTGAAAGACGCTGGTGAGCCGCGCGCGCTCCAGCTCCAGCGCCTCCACGAGCCCGCGCCGCTCCGCCTGCACCCGCCGCTCCGCCACCGAGTCGCGCACCTCCACGATCGTCCCCACCCGCCGCCCCGCCTCGCGGATCGGCGACGCGCTGTACGCGACGGGGTAGAAGCGGCCGTCGGGGTGCACGAACACCTCTTCACCCTCGGCACGCGCGTCCTCGTCGAAGGCACGCTCGATGGGGCACTCGCCGATGGGATACGGGCGCCCGTCCGGCCTGGTGTGGTGGATGACGTCGTGAAGCGGGCGGCCCTGCACGTCGGCGAGCGTGTAGCCGGTGAGGCGCTCCGCGGCGGAGTTCATGAACGTGCAGTGCTGGCGCTCGTTCAGGATGAAGAGCGCCGGTGCCGCGTTCTCCGCCGCACCTCCGGGGTGGCGGCGATCGGTCAGGGTCTGCAATCGCGTGTTCCGCAGGGCGGCCGGGCCGTCCATTGCCCGGGGAATCGTGGGGCGCGACCGCGTTGGGGCGATCGGGCAAGCGGGAGGACGGTAGCAACTTCCGTACTCCCTACCAAAGTGACCAGCGGGTCTCACGCGGAGGCGCGGAGACGCGAAGAGAGAACTGCAACCGCGGCCTCACACAGAGGCACGGAGGGAACGGAAAGAGTACAGGAAAGACGCTGCCCCCGGCATCATCATCAGTGCGCGGCGGATGGTGGCCAGCGGGGCGCCGCCGCTGCCCACTCCTCCGCCTGGGACTTCAATGCGTGCGCACGCTGGTCCAGACGCGGATCAGTTGCGGGTGGCTCGTGGCGCGCGAGCTCGCCCCGTGCGGTGAAGTAGTAGCGATGGATGGTTCCGCCCGCGTCAGCGCTGGGCTCGGAGGCGAAGCGGAGTCCGTGGCGGTCGAAGTACATCTCGCTCGTGCCGGCGGGGATGCGCGTGACGAGCTTGCGGACGCCTGAGCGGTCCAGGTACGCCATCACCCGGCGGTTGGGGTTGTAGCGGCGCGTCATGCGGCCCGCGCTCGCGTTGACTTCGCGGAAGACGGCGCGCGCGGCGGCGACCGCTTCAGCCTCGGTTTCCACGGGCGCGGGGGCGGCGCGCGGACGGTTCCACGCCCAGAGCGCGACTCCGAGCGCGAAGACGGCGAGCATCGCGAGGAGCGCGGCGCGCGTGGTAGGACGGCGCACGGGGGCTGGCTTCGCGAGCGGCGCGAGGTGGCGAAGAGCGTCACCCATCGCGGCGCAGTCGGGGAAGCGGCGGGCGGGGTCGGGTTCCAGCGCGCGGCGGAGGACGGCGGCGAGGGCGGGGTGCTCGCGGTCCAGCGCGTCGAGGGTGGCGGCGGGGTCTTCGACTGATCCGCCCGCGAGCGCCGCGACGGCGGTGAGGCCGAGCGCGTAGACGTCGGTCGCCGGCGTGGTGGGGTCGCCGGCCTCCTGCTCGGGGGCCGCGAAGCCGGGGGTGCGCGGGTTCCCGCCGCCGCCGGTCAGGTGGGTCACGGTCGATGCGCCCCCGGCGCCCGGCTGCGCGATCCCGAAGTCCAGCACCTTGATCAGCGTCGAAGCGCCGGTGCCCGTCACGAACAGGTTCCCTGGCTTCACGTCGCGATGCACGACGCCGCGCGCGTGCCCCGCCGCCAGCCCGTCCGCCGCCTGCGCCAGGATTCCGGCGAGCTCCTCCGGGCCCGGGCGCCACCCGTCGGCGATGCGCGCGCCCAGGTCATCGCCCGCGAGCAGCTCCATCACGAGGAAGTCCAGGTCCAGCTCCGCATCGACGCCGTAGTCGTGGACGGTGGCGACGTTGGGGTGGGCGATGGAGGCGGCGGTCTTGGCCTCGCGCAGGAAGCGGGCGCGCAGCACGCCGCGCGCTTCCCGCGAGATGCCGGGAGGCGCCGTGACCACCTTGAACGCCACCTCGCGCTCCAGGCGCAGGTCGTGGCAGCGGAACACCGCGCCCATCCCGCCGCTCGCCAGGAACTCGTCCACGCGGTAGCGCTCGGCCACTACCCGGCCGACCAGGAGCTGCTCGAAAGAGGTCAACGGACGGAAGCGGTGGTGGTAGGGGCGCGATTCATCGCACCCGTGTCCGGGGCGGCACCGGTCACGGCGGCCGGGTCAGCGCCCCGCCAGCCGCTGCCGCACGGTGAAGTGGTAGACGGGCTGCCGGTCCTCGATCATGACGTGCAGCATCTCGCGGGCGCGCAGCTCGATCAGGGTGCGCCCAAGCTCGCCCTGGAGGACCTTGGCGTACTCCTTTCCCAGCTCCTCGAGCGTGTCGCTCTGGGCCCCCGCGCCGACGGGAACGGCGAAGCGCTCGTGCGACACGTCCATCGTGGTGCCGAACTCGTGCGCGCTCGCCGTCTGCGACGCGTACGAGTTGATCTTTCGCAGCTCCGCCTGGGTGGAGCCGGTACGCAGCGCGGAGGTCACCTTCATCCGGTAGCGCGGGATGCCCAGGCTGTCGAGGCGCGCGTGGAAGCGGCGCCCCACCTGCAGCAGGAGGGCGCGCGCATCTGGCGTCACGTATGGCACCGAGTGGTCCATCTTGCGGAGCACCCAGTACTGCGTGCTGTCCCCCAGCGCCACCAGCCGACCCTGCCGCACGAGCTGTTGAATCTGGGCGTCCGCATAGGCGCGCACCCCGAGAGCCTGCGCGGTGGCGACCTGCGTGCGGTTGACGTCGCGCCGCAACCAGCCGATCTCGCTCGCCCCCAGCGGCCTTCCCCGCGCGAACGCGGCCCGCACCGAGTCCGGGCGCACCGCCGTTGCCGGGTTCTCTGCGGGCGGTTGGGAGGGCGCCTGCGCCGAGGCGGGCTGCTGCGCCGTCGCCGTGATCGCCGGCCGCGTCGCCTCCGCATCGTTGTCCGGATCGTACTCGTGGTCGCCGCCGGAGCACGCCGCGAGCACCGCCATCATCCCCGCCGCCATCCACCTTCGCATATCGAGCATCGCAGCCCTTTTCGTAAGCCTTTCAGGAAAGCGGCTCACGGTGGGCCAGATGCATGCCAGCCCGCGGGCGTCTCAGGCTGCTTCGACCTTCACCCGCTCGCGCGTCGTGACGGGGCGCGTACGCCGCCGCCCACGCCAGGCGCTGAAGCGGCGGAGGCTGAGGGAGAGGCCGGTCCACACCAGGAAGGCGGCACCGAGAGAGACGATGCCTGCGAGGGTCTGGCCCGGGATGCCGAGGACCTCGCCGGTGTGGGCGAAGCGGAGGATGGAGCGCATGCGGCGGCCGGGGGAGGTGGCGGCGAAGGGCTCCCACTTCGTCTCGCGGCCGGTGGCGCGGTCGAGGGTGAGCTGCGCGCGCTTGTGCGGCTCGCCGCCGTTGCCGCGGTCGATGCTGAAGACGAACGGCGCGTCCGGCTTGCGCGGAAGGTTCAGCGTGATGATGCGCCACCCCGGCACCCGCTGCGTGACGCGCGGCCAGAGCGCATCCACCCCCGCGAGCGCGACGGCCGCGGGGACGCCCGCGCCACCGGGACGCCCGCCCCCCTCCGCGGGCGCGGGAGCCGACTCGCCGGCGGCGCGGTACACGAGGTTGCCCGCCCACTGGTACGAGATCACGACTCCGGAGAGCACCACCACGAAGAGCGGCACCGCGCACCAGAAGCCGATGGTGTTGTGCCAGTTGAAGTCGCGCGCCTTGGGACGCAGCCCTCGGCGGAACCAGGTGATGCCGCGCAGCATCCGGCGGCTCCACTCGCTCGGCCACCAGAGGTAGAAGCCGCTCACCACCAGGAAGAGGAAGGCGAGGTTGCTGGCGCCCGTCACCATCTTGCCGAGCGCGCGTTTCTCCTCGCCCGCGCCGAGCCAGCGGTGGAGGTCGGTGACTTTGCGGAAGAAGGCGCGGGCCCCCACCCCGCCCTCCCCCAGCACCTCGC
This region of Longimicrobium sp. genomic DNA includes:
- a CDS encoding serine/threonine-protein kinase; protein product: MTSFEQLLVGRVVAERYRVDEFLASGGMGAVFRCHDLRLEREVAFKVVTAPPGISREARGVLRARFLREAKTAASIAHPNVATVHDYGVDAELDLDFLVMELLAGDDLGARIADGWRPGPEELAGILAQAADGLAAGHARGVVHRDVKPGNLFVTGTGASTLIKVLDFGIAQPGAGGASTVTHLTGGGGNPRTPGFAAPEQEAGDPTTPATDVYALGLTAVAALAGGSVEDPAATLDALDREHPALAAVLRRALEPDPARRFPDCAAMGDALRHLAPLAKPAPVRRPTTRAALLAMLAVFALGVALWAWNRPRAAPAPVETEAEAVAAARAVFREVNASAGRMTRRYNPNRRVMAYLDRSGVRKLVTRIPAGTSEMYFDRHGLRFASEPSADAGGTIHRYYFTARGELARHEPPATDPRLDQRAHALKSQAEEWAAAAPRWPPSAAH
- a CDS encoding DUF5715 family protein; its protein translation is MLDMRRWMAAGMMAVLAACSGGDHEYDPDNDAEATRPAITATAQQPASAQAPSQPPAENPATAVRPDSVRAAFARGRPLGASEIGWLRRDVNRTQVATAQALGVRAYADAQIQQLVRQGRLVALGDSTQYWVLRKMDHSVPYVTPDARALLLQVGRRFHARLDSLGIPRYRMKVTSALRTGSTQAELRKINSYASQTASAHEFGTTMDVSHERFAVPVGAGAQSDTLEELGKEYAKVLQGELGRTLIELRAREMLHVMIEDRQPVYHFTVRQRLAGR
- a CDS encoding PepSY-associated TM helix domain-containing protein, producing MRTLRNFIFWCHLVAGVFAGVVVLIMSVTGVLLTYQRQITLWADMRTLEAAPPSAGAQRLAPAALVERVLRTEKGKPTALTWRAGRDTPVQVAFGRERTVFASAYTGEVLGEGGVGARAFFRKVTDLHRWLGAGEEKRALGKMVTGASNLAFLFLVVSGFYLWWPSEWSRRMLRGITWFRRGLRPKARDFNWHNTIGFWCAVPLFVVVLSGVVISYQWAGNLVYRAAGESAPAPAEGGGRPGGAGVPAAVALAGVDALWPRVTQRVPGWRIITLNLPRKPDAPFVFSIDRGNGGEPHKRAQLTLDRATGRETKWEPFAATSPGRRMRSILRFAHTGEVLGIPGQTLAGIVSLGAAFLVWTGLSLSLRRFSAWRGRRRTRPVTTRERVKVEAA